A single Halarcobacter anaerophilus DNA region contains:
- a CDS encoding tetratricopeptide repeat protein, with the protein MKKIALILLFTFTFVVFANADTMSKQSYSVLMKAQKFLDKQKYKEAKNLLLPLLKKELNNYEKSYVLQTLANIAINQDDYKKTAKYYEEIIKLKGFEEKNLERIKLSLAKIYLSINKYDKSVKLLETLLSSKTLPKSDIYENLLYATYYKKDFRKSIAYSKELFKLNKKKKESWYQILYSSYVELKQYPNAINTLKIMVKKWHGNETYWLQLIALYQETKNYKKALSTFELAYKKNGVDPKKNTLYFVNILVENGLYYKAAQQIEQGLQKAYLKDNKRNFELLVSCYDYAKQKDKVINLLASSKFAKTVKYQLLLGNIYYNQEKFGKSIKVLENINIKKGSKKDGQRNTLLALSYYELNNKKATVKYLKKAINNPYEKKRALSIKKSLQI; encoded by the coding sequence ATGAAAAAAATAGCACTAATCTTACTTTTTACATTTACTTTTGTAGTGTTTGCAAATGCAGATACAATGTCTAAACAAAGCTATTCAGTTTTAATGAAAGCCCAAAAGTTTTTAGATAAGCAGAAATATAAAGAGGCAAAAAATCTTCTTCTGCCTCTTTTAAAAAAAGAGTTGAACAATTATGAAAAATCCTATGTTCTTCAAACTTTGGCAAATATTGCTATAAATCAAGATGATTATAAAAAAACCGCAAAATACTATGAAGAGATTATAAAACTAAAAGGTTTTGAAGAAAAAAATTTAGAAAGAATAAAACTCTCTTTGGCAAAAATATATCTTTCTATAAATAAATACGACAAATCAGTAAAACTTTTAGAAACACTTTTAAGCAGCAAAACTCTTCCTAAAAGCGATATTTACGAAAATCTGCTTTATGCAACCTATTATAAAAAAGATTTTAGAAAAAGTATAGCTTACTCAAAAGAGTTATTTAAGTTAAACAAAAAGAAAAAAGAGTCTTGGTATCAAATTTTATACTCTTCGTATGTAGAATTAAAACAATATCCAAATGCAATAAATACATTAAAAATAATGGTAAAAAAATGGCATGGCAACGAAACTTATTGGCTCCAACTAATAGCTTTATATCAAGAAACGAAAAACTATAAAAAAGCTCTCTCTACTTTTGAATTAGCATACAAAAAAAATGGAGTAGACCCTAAAAAGAACACTCTGTATTTTGTAAATATTTTAGTTGAAAACGGTTTATATTATAAAGCTGCCCAACAAATAGAACAAGGTTTACAAAAAGCTTATTTGAAAGATAATAAAAGAAATTTTGAACTTTTGGTCTCTTGTTATGATTATGCTAAACAAAAAGATAAAGTTATCAATCTTCTTGCAAGTTCAAAATTTGCAAAAACCGTAAAATATCAATTATTATTAGGAAATATTTACTATAACCAAGAAAAATTTGGGAAAAGTATTAAAGTTTTGGAAAATATAAATATTAAAAAAGGTTCTAAAAAAGACGGTCAAAGAAATACTCTTTTGGCTTTAAGTTATTATGAACTAAATAATAAAAAAGCAACGGTAAAATATCTTAAAAAAGCGATAAACAATCCATATGAAAAAAAGAGAGCCTTAAGTATCAAAAAAAGCCTGCAAATATAA